AAGTAACTATGACATGAGGCAGAAAAATTAAGTGATACCCCCTTCCTTCAATCCCTTGGTTGAATACCCTCTCCAACCATCCATTCATCCCAATTCCTAATCTCTGGAGGAGGCAGAGGTTGTGAGGAGAGAAGGGAATCCCTGAAGGCTCCCCCTCAACTACCGTGCCCCTGGCCCCCAGGTGAGCCAGCTCTGGCTGGCAATGGCTGTGGTGCCCTTTGCTGTCTCTGTCGCCTGCTTGAACTCTGCTTGTCACATGGCCACAGCGCTGCCCCTTGGGCCTGCAGCCTCGGTGAGACCCACCTCAAGGGAGCATGGAAGAAACAGGGGCTCCTTAATAGGGCCAGAGCTCAACCCTTGCCCTTCTCACCATTCAGGGTCTCCTCTCTGGGACTGTCACCCTTGAGCTGCGCAGAGCACCTCGCCTCTGGAAGGTGAGAGGGGAAGAGAACGCAGTACTGTCTCCCTTTTCCCCCACacaaacacaccacacacataccccTGAGCCCAGGAAGTAAGTGGCTCTGTAAGTGTTGACTAATCCTGTAGGCTGTGCTGTCCCTGACTGACATAAAGGCCTGAGGAGAGACAACAAGAAAGTTAAAGGGCTGACAGCCTTATTTGGTGGTGGAGATGCAGGAACAGAGTTTTGATTTCAGCTGACCGCAGGTGGGACTTGGGGTTGGAGTGAGTCCCCTGGGCTACACAGGGCTGAGCTGGCTCACTGGCAGGTGCGGGCCATGATGATATTGAATATCTTCAACCTGATCTTGGCCTtcattgtggtggtggtggaggtgatgaAGACAGCCTTGACACCTGCCCCAACAGCCCCCTCCCAGGTATGGCTGAATGAAGAAGGTGGGAGGATGAGGCAAGAGGAGATGGAGAGGGAAGAGGGTAGGGGCAAACATGTGCTGGGTCCCCTGCAATATCCTCAGCCCTATCTATCTGCTGCAGCTAGCCGGCTTGCTGGTGCTGGAGCTCAGCGCTGAGGCCTTCACCCTAGGGGGAGTGCTGGTCTCAGCATATGCCCTATTCCTGTTGAGCCAGAGGAAGCCAGGATGCTGCAGGAGCCAGAGTCTGCACTATGAGGAGCTGCAGGAGGTACGGGGAGCCAGCAGGgaggcaagcacaggatgcacaGGAGGGGCTACCAGCTCACTTTCTCACTGTCTATCCAGATCAGTAGTACTTAAGGCAAAACAAAGAGGCAGGAGGAACATCAAGGGGTCCTAGATTGAAACTGACTGGCTTTCTGGCTCTGGACATTTCTCCCCTAATAGTGGGTAAGAGAGAATTTAGTTGGGACTAGAACGGTGGAGGAACATTAGGAAGCTACATAAATATTGGAGGAGCCATggaagcacaagaaaaaaatggagggGGTGGGGATTTGCTTCTGTCTGGGGTTTCTCTTTTCTCACCCCTACAGTTTGCTCCCCTCACACCTTTGTCTGGTTTTCAGGGTCTCTCTGAATTGGAAGAGGTTCCAGTTTTGGAGAATGGCCCCACGGTAGCTAGTACAGCAAACGAAACAAATAAGTGAGCTGGCAAGGGGAGGATGCTGCTGGCGCGACCGTTCTCCAGGCCCGCCTGCACCCCATTCCGCCGAGCTCAGAAGCTAGATGAGACTCCAGCGAGACGTATGTGAAGCCCGACGGAGTACCTTCAGTTTCCACTCAGAGCAGGCcccttttcttcccttcctcgcTGGAAGTTATACCTGGTCCAGAGTCCTCCCCCACCTCACCGCCCTATAGACCCTGCCCTCGCAGGGCATCCCTTAGGCCAACCTTCAGTTATAGCCACTTCCTGGCttccattctcatcctccttcccCATTGGCTCCCCACTGCAGCTTCACATATGCCCTATCTCACTACTCTCTTCCGTCCACCTCTCACAATCCCTTTCACTCCAAGCGCTCGTTTCTGCACAGGCCAACTCTCCGAGTTCAACTCCTGGGGGCCTCAGATGTGCCTTCCATCCGGCCCCTTTTTACTCCAGCGGAGACTACGAGTCCCAGGATGCTCAGCTACCCCGCGGCCCGCTGGGAAATAAAGAGCCTTCCCTTCACTGTAGGGGCGCTGTGTATCTAATCATTGATGCGAGGCGCTGAAAGTCAGGGACTAATCGAAAATTTCTCCGGACGCGACCACTATCCCCGCGTGTGGGGGAACCGGGCGGGTCACCCAGCTCGGGGGCCCGCTGTCCCAATCATGGCAACCGAGAGCTGACTATGGGTCCACACCTCTCTCTCTGGCAGCTTCGGAGACAGGCGGGCGCTGGGTGCCGGCCCTCAGCGGAGGTGGGGTTTCCTAGGTGCTGTCGCTTGGGCCCCTCGCACAAGTGGCCAGGTCCAAAGTCCTGAGATTTGGAGCGCGCGCGAGATAGAGGCTGGAGATGATGAGTCAGAAGCGCAGGGCCCTTCTCGGCCTCCTCCCGCGGAGGTTGGGCGCGGATGAAGGCAGACTTGCAGGGCAGGGGGGGCGGACGGGGCGGGCCGAGGGAGGGACGTGGCGACCCGATATGAGACTTTCCCGCCTCCGCAAGCACGCATAAGTGAGGAGCGCGCGTCGCCGCCACCCTTTCTCTCCAAGGCGGGAGCCGGACTGCGCAGACTCGGACTCTTGGCAGCCCCGCCGACCTTTGATCCCAGTGGTAGTCAGGTTGCTGAAGCTCTAGGAGCTCAGTTCCCACCGTCTGTGACTTTTGCAAGTGTGTAGAGATGACAGGTTCTGGTGGGTTTGTGAAGACCCCAGGAAAATGGGAGCCCCAGTGCACTAGCGGGCAGTTCACTAGCCGCTAGAGAAATCAGAAGTTGATCAGAGGTGGAGTACTAAGAACTCACCCCAAATTCACATAGTGCCCAGGATGGGTGTACTCCCACTTATTTTTGTTCCCAGGTGACAAGGCTTCTTCCCCTAGAAAATGCTGCTTCTTGGGGTTTGCCAACCCTAGGCATGGGTGAGGGCAGAGCACAGCCTGGCTCCCTTGCTCTGACGTTGCAGTGGCACCAGATGCAGCTCTTTTCTGTTTGTGACAACTTGGGAGCTGTAATAGTTACCTTATGGCAAGGTTAAGTGTAAGTACtcgtgggtggtggtggtggttctgGAATGAGGCTctggaatggagaaaagatctgcCCTTCTCCACACCATTCTAATTGCCAGAACAGTGGCTAGTACATGTGTGAAGAGCTCCAAGAAAATAGTTTTCTTAAAAGTCAGAAGGTAGTGATAGAAGAGgaagctggggaaaaaaaaaaaaatcaacaattcacTCTCACTGTCTTCCAGAGGAAACCAACAACTTTCAATGATGTAGTCAGAAGTCTGTAAAATTTGCATTCTAGTTCTTGGAGAAGCTTAATGACTATGAAAATGAACCATATATCAGTCCAGTTAGGCTAGGCTGTGCTGTATTAAAAATGCCAAATCTCAGTGACTTAAAACCAGAAAGATTGATTTCTCACACTGTGTGCCCAAGGTAGGCTGGCAGGGGGCTCTACTCATTATAATTATTCGGGTACTCAAGCCAATGGACCTCCGCCATCTTGAGATTCCACTGTGTTATCATGAGGCTTAGGGTTACCCACTTAGAACGTGAAGTAAGCATGAGGAATTGTTCATGGGCTCTCAAAGTGCTTCTGCCCAGAAGGGACACAAGTCACTTCTACTCACAGTTCATTTGCCAGATCAAGCCACATAGCCACATCAGGGAGGTGAAAGGGTACTCTTTCCATGTCCCTGGAAGAAGGGAAGCAGAAATtcttcattaaaagaaaaagagttaATCATTTACAGTGATTCTTGAACAGTTTAGCAGTTGGAACTCATCCATTCCAGCAGTTATCCACTTCTTTGGTTGGTTTGGTTCCATGAACCACTAaatgaagttctttttttttttaacaccattttttattgtaaaaatatatgtaactgtGGTGTGATGAATCACTTttctgtggcctttctcaccacggtcttgtgactcctacaaaatgattgagcgggactgtgcaaataggtgcttgtggcccaccaaggggattggacagctttgttaataatgcaaataaggtgcatggaacccctatgagggtgggaccatgtaaataaggtatatggaaccctaacaaggggattggtcagttttgccatcccactaggcttaaaagagccaatcccagagcagaaaggggacaccaagaaagcagagccaggagtggagcacatcctttgggcctgggtccctgcactaagaacctCCTACACCCACAAGATGGCTGAAACACCTGAGaaagcaagaagcagcagcagagaaatgacggcagatggtgcagtgggcttcttgGCCCACAGAGCGAGGAAGCTATAGTGGGTGCACcaacccacagagcgagagaactgagtgccttcaggccaaagcttactggtggagtaggtTGCCTCTGGGCATTTATTGGCGGAGCTAAGGAGCTTTGCAACACTTGtccgagcagggcagaggtgaggcctagaggccaagggccagagagaggcctgcctgtgggcacagctgagaagaagctgtcctgatagaagaaatgTATTCTGAgtcgttcctgatcctgaattgtaacctgttacttccctaatagaccctataatcgtgagtattgtccgtgagttctgtgtggccattgcaacagattattgaacctagcagagaagtggaaaccctggtggcatggtggttaagtgctatggctgctaaccaagaggttagcagttcaagtccgccaggcactccttggaaactctacggggcagttcgactctgtcctatagggtcactatgagttggaatcgactcaacggcagtgggtttggtttggttttttttagcagAGAAGTAGTGTCAAGGgaggggcagctggtgtcagaattggtaaaaaggttggagggtggaggtatttAGATCTCCATCTTATAGGACTCAGTGTTGGGCTGATGAtgaccttgattctccttccctctgaAGTTAGAGGACCTCTCACGCCACCAGGCCATTTTTACAATaaaacaacatttgccaattaatTTTTCACATGTGCAGTGACACCAGGTTC
The window above is part of the Loxodonta africana isolate mLoxAfr1 chromosome 10, mLoxAfr1.hap2, whole genome shotgun sequence genome. Proteins encoded here:
- the TMEM253 gene encoding transmembrane protein 253, whose translation is MEETAGQRKWERSSIHLEKLRHWARHKQSGHILVLAVSQLWLAMAVVPFAVSVACLNSACHMATALPLGPAASGLLSGTVTLELRRAPRLWKVRAMMILNIFNLILAFIVVVVEVMKTALTPAPTAPSQLAGLLVLELSAEAFTLGGVLVSAYALFLLSQRKPGCCRSQSLHYEELQEGLSELEEVPVLENGPTVASTANETNK